In the genome of Nitrospinaceae bacterium, one region contains:
- a CDS encoding NTP transferase domain-containing protein, whose product MAPRVGHGLGPIEVPHLMKAIVLAGGLGTRLRPLTFAIPKPLVPVGEKPILEILIGHLAAHGVTDIYLAVGYRAELIETFFQDGGRFGVNIHYSREEMRLGTAGPVRLARDQFGISEPVMVMNADIITEINFSDMLKWHQDKGAAITVGIRRFDQIVPFGVVETDGDQITAIVERPTHTHQINCGIYTVSPEVIDLIPPGEEVYMPDFIDKAMGEGHTISGFTFTEKWVSIDDLGDLEKETGKLGQE is encoded by the coding sequence ATGGCTCCGCGAGTCGGGCACGGTCTCGGACCCATCGAGGTACCACATCTAATGAAAGCCATTGTCCTAGCCGGCGGCCTCGGCACGCGCCTGCGCCCCCTCACCTTCGCAATTCCCAAGCCTCTTGTACCTGTGGGCGAAAAACCGATTCTCGAAATCCTAATCGGGCATCTCGCCGCACACGGCGTCACGGATATTTACCTCGCCGTTGGATACCGCGCCGAGCTTATCGAAACTTTTTTTCAGGACGGAGGGCGCTTTGGCGTCAACATCCACTATTCACGCGAGGAAATGCGCCTCGGCACCGCCGGGCCCGTTCGCCTCGCCCGCGATCAGTTCGGCATATCAGAACCCGTCATGGTCATGAACGCCGACATCATCACAGAGATAAACTTTAGCGACATGCTCAAATGGCACCAAGACAAGGGGGCCGCGATTACGGTGGGCATCCGGCGATTCGATCAAATCGTTCCCTTCGGTGTTGTCGAAACTGATGGCGATCAAATCACCGCTATCGTCGAGCGCCCGACGCACACGCATCAAATAAATTGCGGCATCTACACCGTGAGCCCTGAAGTTATCGACCTCATCCCGCCGGGCGAGGAGGTCTACATGCCCGACTTCATTGACAAGGCCATGGGAGAGGGCCACACCATCTCAGGCTTCACGTTCACCGAAAAATGGGTTTCCATCGACGACCTCGGGGATCTGGAAAAAGAAACCGGCAAGCTGGGGCAAGAATGA